The following proteins are encoded in a genomic region of Ictalurus punctatus breed USDA103 chromosome 15, Coco_2.0, whole genome shotgun sequence:
- the avpr2aa gene encoding vasopressin V2 receptor isoform X1, with protein METDAEEPGWHGPDCTIHAWNSSSAPSLENSGLNGSYGGGSYFWLLQNSSAGTTNAPLAARVRDMALAQAEIGVLSLVLALTTLSNSFVLWVLLRRRKHNAPMHLFMVNLCVADLVVAFFQVLPQLVWDITERFQGPDVLCRSVKYMQIVGMFASSYMIVAMTVDRHYAICCPLQAYRLGAISRWNTPIMVAWGLSLVLSVPQLFIFSRSEVAPGEFECWGHFAEPWGLKAYVTWMTLAVFILPTLIITVCQVTLTQLHSSQVRIFREIHDNIYLKSKRVVSADSKKNVVIFRMPSLRSQNDKTRELERGRGSMLRDSRRGFHRRNKSDSSQSYCNARNSRHALETDCCDCPFFCPTQSPDVLPHTLSNAHVPINQGNSEAHMSSGPLPEGAADYYRTSLDNSEPYAQSFEAPMEICKPVPLVRVSQSISRPVTPPPPGVSRAMSKTLRMTLVIVLVYTVCWLPYFTVQLWAAWDPNPPENGVAFTILMLLASLNSCTNPWIYTAFSSSVSRELVSLLHCRPRIARRGSLPEDSSAIHTTSTSKDYPF; from the exons ATGGAGACTGACGCAGAGGAACCAGGTTGGCATGGACCTGACTGCACAATTCATGCATGGAACTCCTCTTCAGCTCCCTCGCTTGAAAACAGTGGATTGAACGGTTCGTACGGTGGCGGATCGTATTTCTGGCTGCTCCAGAACAGCTCGGCAGGGACCACTAACGCTCCGCTTGCAGCCAGGGTGCGGGACATGGCGCTGGCGCAGGCGGAGATTGGCGTCCTGAGCCTGGTCTTGGCGCTCACCACGCTGAGCAACAGCTTTGTGTTGTGGGTTCTGCTGCGGAGGCGCAAGCACAACGCTCCCATGCACCTTTTCATGGTTAACCTCTGTGTGGCTGACTTGGTGGTCGCCTTTTTTCAG GTTCTCCCTCAGCTGGTGTGGGATATTACAGAGAGGTTCCAGGGGCCGGACGTGCTGTGCCGCTCGGTGAAATACATGCAGATCGTGGGCATGTTTGCATCCTCCTACATGATAGTGGCTATGACAGTGGACCGCCATTACGCCAtatgctgcccccttcaggccTACAGACTAGGGGCAATCTCACGCTGGAACACACCCATCATGGTGGCCTGGGGTCTGTCTCTTGTGCTTAGTGTACCGCAG CTGTTCATTTTCTCCAGGTCTGAAGTAGCTCCAGGAGAGTTTGAGTGTTGGGGACACTTCGCTGAGCCATGGGGTCTGAAAGCCTACGTGACATGGATGACTCTGGCTGTCTTCATCCTTCCTACCTTGATCATCACAGTGTGCCAG GTAACTTTGACCCAACTGCATTCCTCCCAGGTGCGAATTTTCAGGGAGATCCATGACAACATCTACCTGAAGTCGAAGCGGGTGGTGTCAGCTGACTCGAAGAAAAATGTAGTCATCTTCCGCATGCCCAGCCTGCGAAGTCAGAACGACAAAACAAGAGAActggagagaggaagaggatcCATGTTGAGAGATTCTCGAAGAGGATTCCATCGAAGGAACAAGAGTGACTCATCCCAGTCATACTGCAATGCCCGCAACTCCCGGCATGCACTGGAGACAGACTGCTGTGACTGTCCCTTTTTCTGTCCCACTCAGTCCCCTGATGTACTgcctcacacactctccaacGCACACGTTCCCATAAATCAGGGCAACTCAGAGGCTCATATGAGCTCTGGTCCGCTTCCTGAAGGTGCTGCTGATTATTATCGGACTTCCCTGGATAACTCTGAGCCCTACGCTCAGTCATTTGAGGCCCCTATGGAGATTTGCAAGCCAGTCCCGCTTGTCCGGGTTTCGCAGTCCATTTCGCGCCCCGTGACGCCTCCACCTCCAGGTGTATCTAGAGCGATGTCCAAAACACTGAGGATGACTCTAGTCATAGTGCTGGTTTATACCGTGTGCTGGTTACCCTACTTCACAGTGCAGCTCTGGGCTGCTTGGGACCCAAATCCACCTGAAAACG gggtGGCCTTTACTATCCTGATGCTGCTGGCCAGCTTGAACTCCTGCACGAATCCCTGGATCTACACAGCCTTCTCCAGCAGTGTCTCTCGTGAGCTTGTCTCCCTTTTGCATTGCCGGCCTCGAATCGCCCGCAGGGGCTCCCTACCTGAAGACTCCAGTGCCATACACACTACCAGCACCAGCAAGGACTACCCGTTCTGA
- the LOC128635133 gene encoding uncharacterized protein LOC128635133, producing the protein MDSERTPGTLNTTPEPTLGTLNTSPEPTPGTMDTTPEPTTGTRNTTPESTPGTMNTTPKPTPGTLNTTPESTPGTMDTTPEPTAGTRNTTPESTPGTMDTTPEPTAGTRNTTPESTPGTMNTTPKPTPGTLNTTPEPTPGTLNSTPEPTLGTLNTAPEPTLGTLNTAPEPTPGTLSSNPDPTPGTLNTAPQRTPGTPNIAPELTPGTPVNPHTRSCTSWPK; encoded by the exons ATGGATTCAGAGCGTACCCCGGGAACACTGAACACTACCCCAGAACCTACCCTGGGAACACTCAACACTTCCCCAGAGCCTACCCCAGGAACAATGGACACTACCCCAGAACCTACCACGGGAACACGGAACACTACCCCAGAGTCTACCCCAGGAACAATGAACACTACCCCAAAGCCTACCCCGGGAACACTGAACACTACCCCAGAGTCTACCCCAGGAACAATGGACACTACCCCAGAACCTACCGCGGGAACACGGAACACTACCCCAGAGTCTACCCCAGGAACAATGGACACTACCCCAGAACCTACCGCGGGAACACGGAACACTACCCCAGAGTCTACCCCAGGAACAATGAACACTACCCCAAAGCCTACCCCGGGAACACTGAACACTACCCCAGAGCCTACCCCGGGAACACTGAATAGTACCCCAGAACCTACCCTGGGAACACTGAACACTGCCCCAGAACCTACCCTGGGAACACTGAACACTGCCCCAGAACCTACCCCGGGAACACTGAGCAGTAACCCTGATCCTACCCCGGGAACACTGAACACCGCCCCACAACGTACCCCGGGAACACCGAACATTGCCCCAGAGCTTACCCCAGGAACACCGG TTAATCCTCACACTCGGTCATGCACCAGCTGGCCTAAGTGA
- the avpr2aa gene encoding vasopressin V2 receptor isoform X2: METDAEEPGWHGPDCTIHAWNSSSAPSLENSGLNGSYGGGSYFWLLQNSSAGTTNAPLAARVRDMALAQAEIGVLSLVLALTTLSNSFVLWVLLRRRKHNAPMHLFMVNLCVADLVVAFFQVLPQLVWDITERFQGPDVLCRSVKYMQIVGMFASSYMIVAMTVDRHYAICCPLQAYRLGAISRWNTPIMVAWGLSLVLSVPQLFIFSRSEVAPGEFECWGHFAEPWGLKAYVTWMTLAVFILPTLIITVCQVRIFREIHDNIYLKSKRVVSADSKKNVVIFRMPSLRSQNDKTRELERGRGSMLRDSRRGFHRRNKSDSSQSYCNARNSRHALETDCCDCPFFCPTQSPDVLPHTLSNAHVPINQGNSEAHMSSGPLPEGAADYYRTSLDNSEPYAQSFEAPMEICKPVPLVRVSQSISRPVTPPPPGVSRAMSKTLRMTLVIVLVYTVCWLPYFTVQLWAAWDPNPPENGVAFTILMLLASLNSCTNPWIYTAFSSSVSRELVSLLHCRPRIARRGSLPEDSSAIHTTSTSKDYPF; the protein is encoded by the exons ATGGAGACTGACGCAGAGGAACCAGGTTGGCATGGACCTGACTGCACAATTCATGCATGGAACTCCTCTTCAGCTCCCTCGCTTGAAAACAGTGGATTGAACGGTTCGTACGGTGGCGGATCGTATTTCTGGCTGCTCCAGAACAGCTCGGCAGGGACCACTAACGCTCCGCTTGCAGCCAGGGTGCGGGACATGGCGCTGGCGCAGGCGGAGATTGGCGTCCTGAGCCTGGTCTTGGCGCTCACCACGCTGAGCAACAGCTTTGTGTTGTGGGTTCTGCTGCGGAGGCGCAAGCACAACGCTCCCATGCACCTTTTCATGGTTAACCTCTGTGTGGCTGACTTGGTGGTCGCCTTTTTTCAG GTTCTCCCTCAGCTGGTGTGGGATATTACAGAGAGGTTCCAGGGGCCGGACGTGCTGTGCCGCTCGGTGAAATACATGCAGATCGTGGGCATGTTTGCATCCTCCTACATGATAGTGGCTATGACAGTGGACCGCCATTACGCCAtatgctgcccccttcaggccTACAGACTAGGGGCAATCTCACGCTGGAACACACCCATCATGGTGGCCTGGGGTCTGTCTCTTGTGCTTAGTGTACCGCAG CTGTTCATTTTCTCCAGGTCTGAAGTAGCTCCAGGAGAGTTTGAGTGTTGGGGACACTTCGCTGAGCCATGGGGTCTGAAAGCCTACGTGACATGGATGACTCTGGCTGTCTTCATCCTTCCTACCTTGATCATCACAGTGTGCCAG GTGCGAATTTTCAGGGAGATCCATGACAACATCTACCTGAAGTCGAAGCGGGTGGTGTCAGCTGACTCGAAGAAAAATGTAGTCATCTTCCGCATGCCCAGCCTGCGAAGTCAGAACGACAAAACAAGAGAActggagagaggaagaggatcCATGTTGAGAGATTCTCGAAGAGGATTCCATCGAAGGAACAAGAGTGACTCATCCCAGTCATACTGCAATGCCCGCAACTCCCGGCATGCACTGGAGACAGACTGCTGTGACTGTCCCTTTTTCTGTCCCACTCAGTCCCCTGATGTACTgcctcacacactctccaacGCACACGTTCCCATAAATCAGGGCAACTCAGAGGCTCATATGAGCTCTGGTCCGCTTCCTGAAGGTGCTGCTGATTATTATCGGACTTCCCTGGATAACTCTGAGCCCTACGCTCAGTCATTTGAGGCCCCTATGGAGATTTGCAAGCCAGTCCCGCTTGTCCGGGTTTCGCAGTCCATTTCGCGCCCCGTGACGCCTCCACCTCCAGGTGTATCTAGAGCGATGTCCAAAACACTGAGGATGACTCTAGTCATAGTGCTGGTTTATACCGTGTGCTGGTTACCCTACTTCACAGTGCAGCTCTGGGCTGCTTGGGACCCAAATCCACCTGAAAACG gggtGGCCTTTACTATCCTGATGCTGCTGGCCAGCTTGAACTCCTGCACGAATCCCTGGATCTACACAGCCTTCTCCAGCAGTGTCTCTCGTGAGCTTGTCTCCCTTTTGCATTGCCGGCCTCGAATCGCCCGCAGGGGCTCCCTACCTGAAGACTCCAGTGCCATACACACTACCAGCACCAGCAAGGACTACCCGTTCTGA